A DNA window from Anas acuta chromosome 4, bAnaAcu1.1, whole genome shotgun sequence contains the following coding sequences:
- the RTKN gene encoding rhotekin isoform X4: protein MEVAGRDGCAPLQDKLRILEDLNMLYIRQIALSLEDTDIQKKIDHEIRMREGACKLLAACTQREQALEATKSLLVCNSRILAYMSELQRMKEVQVMQRVARRPSDAGPTDDRLPCRGRVCISDLRIPLMWKDTEYFRNKGELHRCAVFCLLQIGVEIYDTEMVLVDRTLTDICFENAVLFTEAGPDFELKVELYSAGLEEEAPGSAPKKLASKLSSSLGRSSGRRLRSAMDGGPGSPGANGGSGPLLLPAPSVPGPKYHLLAHAVLSLAEVQDGFRTHDLAIACNEESSFWLPLYGSMCCRLAAQPRCMAAQMMCGFLKVQQAPGEPQGWARLFCVLRGTNLLCYRRPQEAEAGVEPALTIAINKETRIRATEQEARGKLHSMSVTNRYGAEEVTHTLLAESRAETQRWMEAFWQHFYDMSQWKQCCDELMRIEVPPPRRPPAPLPRQGSLYHEMALPGPAVPPSACEGLLLQDNAVSAEIRALLSSYYSDSY from the exons ATGGAGGTGGCCGGGCGGGACGGCTGCGCCCCGCTGCAGGACAAGCTGCGGATCCTGGAGGACCTCAACATGCTCTACATCCGCCAGATCGCCCTCAGCCTCGAG GACACGGACATCCAGAAGAAGATTGACCATGAGATCCGGATGCGGGAGGGGGCCTGCAAGCTGCTGGCCGCCTGCACGCAGCGGGAGCAGGCGCTGGAGGCCACCAAGAGCCTCCTGGTGTGCAACAGCCGCATCCTGGCCTACATGTCGGAGCTGCAGCGCATGAAGGAGGTGCAGGTGATGCAGCGCGTGGCCAGGCG CCCCTCGGACGCTGGCCCCACGGATGACCGCCTGCCCTGCCGGGGCAGGGTCTGCATCTCAG ACCTGCGCATCCCGCTGATGTGGAAGGACACGGAGTACTTCAGGAACAAGGGAG AGCTGCACCGCTGCGCCGTCTTCTGCCTCCTCCAGATCGGGGTGGAGATCTACGACACCGAGATGGTGCTGGTGGACCGGACCCTCACCGACATCTGCTTCGAGAACGCCGTCCTCTT CACGGAGGCCGGTCCGGACTTCGAGCTGAAGGTGGAGCTGTACAGCgcggggctggaggaggaggcgcCGGGCAGCGCGCCCAAGAAGCTGGCCAGCAAactcagcagctccctgggccGCTCCTCGGGGCGCCGGCTGCGCAGCGCCATGGACGGGGGTCCCGGCAGCCCCGGTGCTAACGGTGGCAGCGgccccctgctgctgccggcCCCCAGCGTGCC GGGCCCCAAGTATCACCTGCTGGCGCACGCGGTGCTGTCCCTGGCCGAGGTGCAGGACGGTTTCCGCACCCACGACCTCGCCATCGCCTGCAACG aggaGAGCTCCTTCTGGCTGCCGCTGTATGGCAGCATGTGCTGCCGCCTGGCTGCCCAGCCCCGCTGCATGGCCGCCCAGATGATGTGCGGCTTCCTCAAGGTGCAG CAGGCACCAGGGGAGCCGCAGGGCTGGGCTCGGCTGTTCTGCGTCCTGCGCGGCACCAACCTCCTCTGCTACCGGCGCCCGCAGGAGGCTGAGGCCGGCGTGGAGCCGGCGCTCACCATCGCCATCAACAAG GAGACCCGGATCCGCGCCACGGAGCAGGAGGCGCGCGGGAAGCTGCACAGCATGTCCGTCACCAACCGCTACGGGGCCGAGGAGGTGACCCACACGCTGCTGGCCGAGAGCCGCGCCGAGACGCAGCGCTGGATGGAGGCCTTCTGGCAGCACTTCTACGACATGA GCCAGTGGAAGCAGTGCTGTGACGAGCTGATGCGCATCGAggtgccgccgccgcgccgGCCGCCTGCCCCCCTGCCCCGGCAGGGCTCGCTGTACCACGAGATGG ccctgcccggccctgccgTGCCGCCCTCGGCCTGCGaagggctcctgctgcaggataACGCCGTCTCGGCGGAGATCCGCGCCCTGCTCTCCTCCTATTACAGCGACAG
- the LOC137855295 gene encoding programmed cell death protein 4-like, with amino-acid sequence MSAASAAELGAADRAPFATASTGTGTGTGTGTGAGRGGAGAPGPGGARGDGAGAAQGPCPAGAEEDGAEELAGAGGALPWAPREKQLHEARLKAKAKRRLRRASSRDSARESLSEGAEPGPEPGSPKGRAHDRKSRMGKGRGLPKKGGAGGKGVWGAPGVVYGYQEPDARDPNYDEVAQGDTVYATVVPELEEDELEKNVQPMVLEYFEHGDTSEVMALLRGLNLGSQKHAVPSLAVALALEGKASHRELTSRLLSDLVGRVVSPEDIAWAFDKMLQDLPDLILDTPEAPQMLGQFIARAVADHALPLDFLERYKGRVDCEHARAALDRAAVLLRIKRDVNRLDNVWGVGGGQRPVKHLVKEMNLLLREYLLSGEVSEAERCLRALEVPHFHHELVYEVRGWGGWGCRGGSMALLDARCLQAVVMVLEGSGDAPVTMMVTLLKVLWETGLVTLDQMNRGFQRVYAELGDISLDVPLAHGLLERLVELCFQRGIITRALRDACPARGRKRFVSEGDGGQVKQ; translated from the exons atGTCCGCCGCCAGCGCGGCCGAGCTGGGCGCCGCCGACCGCGCCCCCTTCGCCACGGCAAgtaccggcaccggcaccggcaccgggaccgggaccggggcggggcggggcggggcgggggcgccGGGTCCCGGCGGGGCGCGCGGTGACGGTGCCGGTGCTGCGCAGGGCCCGTGCCCGGCGGGCGCCGAGGAGGACGGGGCCGAGGAGctggcgggggccgggggggcgctgCCCTGGGCCCCCCGCGAGAAGCAGCTGCACGAGGCGCGCCTCAAGGCCAAGGCCAAGCGGCGGCTGCGGCGCGCCTCGTCCCGGGACTCGGCCCGAGAGTCGCTGTCCGAGGGCGCCGAgcccggccccgagcccggCAGCCCCAAGGGCAGGGCCCACGACCGCAAGTCCCGCATGGGCAAGGGCCGCGGGCTGCCCAAGAAAG GCGGTGCCGGGGGCAAGGGCGTGTGGGGTGCCCCCGGCGTGGTGTACGGCTACCAGGAGCCCGACGCCCGCGACCCCAACTACGATGAGGTGGCTCAG GGGGACACGGTGTATGCCACCGTGGTGCCCGAGCTGGAGGAGGACGAGCTGGAGAAGAACGTGCAGCCCATGGTGCTGGAGTACTTTGAGCACGGGGACACCAGTGAGGTCATG GCGCTGCTGCGGGGGCTGAACCTGGGCAGCCAGAAGCACGCGGTGCCCTCGCTGGCGGTGGCGCTGGCGCTGGAGGGCAAGGCCAGCCACCGCGAGCTGACATCCCGCCTGCTGTCCGACCTGGTGGGCCGCGTGGTGAGCCCCGAGGACATCGCCTGGGCCTTCGACAAGATGCTGCAGGACCTGCCCGACCTCATCCTCGACACCCCCGAGGCCCCCCAG ATGCTGGGGCAGTTCATCGCCCGGGCGGTGGCCGACCACGCGCTGCCCCTGGATTTCCTGGAGCGCTACAAGGGGCGCGTGGACTGCGAGCACGCCAG GGCCGCCCTCGACCGCGCCGCCGTCCTGCTGCGCATCAAGCGCGACGTCAACCGGCTCGACAACGTCTGGGGCGTGGGGGGCGGCCAGCGCCCCGTCAAGCACCTGGTCAAGGAG ATGAACCTGCTGCTGCGGGAGTACCTGCTCTCCGGGGAGGTGTCGGAGGCCGAGCGCTGCCTGCGGGCGCTGGAGGTGCCGCACTTCCACCATGAGCTGGTGTACgaggtgaggggctgggggggctgggggtgccgggggggctccaTGGCCCTGCTTGACGCCCGCTGCCTGCAGGCGGTGGTGATGGTGCTGGAGGGCTCTGGGGACGCGCCGGTGACGATGATGGTGACACTGCTGAAGGTGCTGTGGGAGACGGGGCTGGTGACGCTGGACCAGATGAACCGG GGCTTCCAGCGGGTGTACGCGGAGCTGGGGGACATCAGCCTGGACGTGCCCCTGGCGCACGGGCTCCTGGAGCGGCTGGTGGAGCTCTGCTTCCAGCGCGGCATCATCACCAGGGCGCTGCGCGACGCCTGCCCCGCCAG GGGACGGAAGCGCTTCGTCAGCGAGGGCGACGGGGGCCAGGTCAAGCAGTGA
- the RTKN gene encoding rhotekin isoform X9, producing the protein MFCRNHRSRVTVARGSALEMEIRRGRCRLSLLGAAPQDTDIQKKIDHEIRMREGACKLLAACTQREQALEATKSLLVCNSRILAYMSELQRMKEVQVMQRVARRPSDAGPTDDRLPCRGRVCISDLRIPLMWKDTEYFRNKGELHRCAVFCLLQIGVEIYDTEMVLVDRTLTDICFENAVLFTEAGPDFELKVELYSAGLEEEAPGSAPKKLASKLSSSLGRSSGRRLRSAMDGGPGSPGANGGSGPLLLPAPSVPGPKYHLLAHAVLSLAEVQDGFRTHDLAIACNEESSFWLPLYGSMCCRLAAQPRCMAAQMMCGFLKVQQAPGEPQGWARLFCVLRGTNLLCYRRPQEAEAGVEPALTIAINKETRIRATEQEARGKLHSMSVTNRYGAEEVTHTLLAESRAETQRWMEAFWQHFYDMSQWKQCCDELMRIEVPPPRRPPAPLPRQGSLYHEMALPGPAVPPSACEGLLLQDNAVSAEIRALLSSYYSDR; encoded by the exons aTGTTCTGCCGCAACCACCGCAGCCGGGTGACCGTGGCCCGCGGCTCGGCGCTGGAGATGGAGATCCGACGGGGCCGCTGCCGCCTCAGCCTGCTCGGTGCCGCCCCGCAG GACACGGACATCCAGAAGAAGATTGACCATGAGATCCGGATGCGGGAGGGGGCCTGCAAGCTGCTGGCCGCCTGCACGCAGCGGGAGCAGGCGCTGGAGGCCACCAAGAGCCTCCTGGTGTGCAACAGCCGCATCCTGGCCTACATGTCGGAGCTGCAGCGCATGAAGGAGGTGCAGGTGATGCAGCGCGTGGCCAGGCG CCCCTCGGACGCTGGCCCCACGGATGACCGCCTGCCCTGCCGGGGCAGGGTCTGCATCTCAG ACCTGCGCATCCCGCTGATGTGGAAGGACACGGAGTACTTCAGGAACAAGGGAG AGCTGCACCGCTGCGCCGTCTTCTGCCTCCTCCAGATCGGGGTGGAGATCTACGACACCGAGATGGTGCTGGTGGACCGGACCCTCACCGACATCTGCTTCGAGAACGCCGTCCTCTT CACGGAGGCCGGTCCGGACTTCGAGCTGAAGGTGGAGCTGTACAGCgcggggctggaggaggaggcgcCGGGCAGCGCGCCCAAGAAGCTGGCCAGCAAactcagcagctccctgggccGCTCCTCGGGGCGCCGGCTGCGCAGCGCCATGGACGGGGGTCCCGGCAGCCCCGGTGCTAACGGTGGCAGCGgccccctgctgctgccggcCCCCAGCGTGCC GGGCCCCAAGTATCACCTGCTGGCGCACGCGGTGCTGTCCCTGGCCGAGGTGCAGGACGGTTTCCGCACCCACGACCTCGCCATCGCCTGCAACG aggaGAGCTCCTTCTGGCTGCCGCTGTATGGCAGCATGTGCTGCCGCCTGGCTGCCCAGCCCCGCTGCATGGCCGCCCAGATGATGTGCGGCTTCCTCAAGGTGCAG CAGGCACCAGGGGAGCCGCAGGGCTGGGCTCGGCTGTTCTGCGTCCTGCGCGGCACCAACCTCCTCTGCTACCGGCGCCCGCAGGAGGCTGAGGCCGGCGTGGAGCCGGCGCTCACCATCGCCATCAACAAG GAGACCCGGATCCGCGCCACGGAGCAGGAGGCGCGCGGGAAGCTGCACAGCATGTCCGTCACCAACCGCTACGGGGCCGAGGAGGTGACCCACACGCTGCTGGCCGAGAGCCGCGCCGAGACGCAGCGCTGGATGGAGGCCTTCTGGCAGCACTTCTACGACATGA GCCAGTGGAAGCAGTGCTGTGACGAGCTGATGCGCATCGAggtgccgccgccgcgccgGCCGCCTGCCCCCCTGCCCCGGCAGGGCTCGCTGTACCACGAGATGG ccctgcccggccctgccgTGCCGCCCTCGGCCTGCGaagggctcctgctgcaggataACGCCGTCTCGGCGGAGATCCGCGCCCTGCTCTCCTCCTATTACAGCGACAGGTGA
- the RTKN gene encoding rhotekin isoform X3, whose amino-acid sequence MEVAGRDGCAPLQDKLRILEDLNMLYIRQIALSLEDTDIQKKIDHEIRMREGACKLLAACTQREQALEATKSLLVCNSRILAYMSELQRMKEVQVMQRVARRPSDAGPTDDRLPCRGRVCISDLRIPLMWKDTEYFRNKGELHRCAVFCLLQIGVEIYDTEMVLVDRTLTDICFENAVLFTEAGPDFELKVELYSAGLEEEAPGSAPKKLASKLSSSLGRSSGRRLRSAMDGGPGSPGANGGSGPLLLPAPSVPGPKYHLLAHAVLSLAEVQDGFRTHDLAIACNEESSFWLPLYGSMCCRLAAQPRCMAAQMMCGFLKVQQAPGEPQGWARLFCVLRGTNLLCYRRPQEAEAGVEPALTIAINKETRIRATEQEARGKLHSMSVTNRYGAEEVTHTLLAESRAETQRWMEAFWQHFYDMSQWKQCCDELMRIEVPPPRRPPAPLPRQGSLYHEMASPATCASLTSCLLSAVLCLSLPLAVPSHGAALPGPAVPPSACEGLLLQDNAVSAEIRALLSSYYSDSY is encoded by the exons ATGGAGGTGGCCGGGCGGGACGGCTGCGCCCCGCTGCAGGACAAGCTGCGGATCCTGGAGGACCTCAACATGCTCTACATCCGCCAGATCGCCCTCAGCCTCGAG GACACGGACATCCAGAAGAAGATTGACCATGAGATCCGGATGCGGGAGGGGGCCTGCAAGCTGCTGGCCGCCTGCACGCAGCGGGAGCAGGCGCTGGAGGCCACCAAGAGCCTCCTGGTGTGCAACAGCCGCATCCTGGCCTACATGTCGGAGCTGCAGCGCATGAAGGAGGTGCAGGTGATGCAGCGCGTGGCCAGGCG CCCCTCGGACGCTGGCCCCACGGATGACCGCCTGCCCTGCCGGGGCAGGGTCTGCATCTCAG ACCTGCGCATCCCGCTGATGTGGAAGGACACGGAGTACTTCAGGAACAAGGGAG AGCTGCACCGCTGCGCCGTCTTCTGCCTCCTCCAGATCGGGGTGGAGATCTACGACACCGAGATGGTGCTGGTGGACCGGACCCTCACCGACATCTGCTTCGAGAACGCCGTCCTCTT CACGGAGGCCGGTCCGGACTTCGAGCTGAAGGTGGAGCTGTACAGCgcggggctggaggaggaggcgcCGGGCAGCGCGCCCAAGAAGCTGGCCAGCAAactcagcagctccctgggccGCTCCTCGGGGCGCCGGCTGCGCAGCGCCATGGACGGGGGTCCCGGCAGCCCCGGTGCTAACGGTGGCAGCGgccccctgctgctgccggcCCCCAGCGTGCC GGGCCCCAAGTATCACCTGCTGGCGCACGCGGTGCTGTCCCTGGCCGAGGTGCAGGACGGTTTCCGCACCCACGACCTCGCCATCGCCTGCAACG aggaGAGCTCCTTCTGGCTGCCGCTGTATGGCAGCATGTGCTGCCGCCTGGCTGCCCAGCCCCGCTGCATGGCCGCCCAGATGATGTGCGGCTTCCTCAAGGTGCAG CAGGCACCAGGGGAGCCGCAGGGCTGGGCTCGGCTGTTCTGCGTCCTGCGCGGCACCAACCTCCTCTGCTACCGGCGCCCGCAGGAGGCTGAGGCCGGCGTGGAGCCGGCGCTCACCATCGCCATCAACAAG GAGACCCGGATCCGCGCCACGGAGCAGGAGGCGCGCGGGAAGCTGCACAGCATGTCCGTCACCAACCGCTACGGGGCCGAGGAGGTGACCCACACGCTGCTGGCCGAGAGCCGCGCCGAGACGCAGCGCTGGATGGAGGCCTTCTGGCAGCACTTCTACGACATGA GCCAGTGGAAGCAGTGCTGTGACGAGCTGATGCGCATCGAggtgccgccgccgcgccgGCCGCCTGCCCCCCTGCCCCGGCAGGGCTCGCTGTACCACGAGATGG CCTCTCCTGCCACCTGCGCCTCCCTAACCTCCTGCCTTCTCTCTGCTGTCCTCTGCCTCTCTCTGCCCCTGGCCGTGCCCTCCCACGGTgcagccctgcccggccctgccgTGCCGCCCTCGGCCTGCGaagggctcctgctgcaggataACGCCGTCTCGGCGGAGATCCGCGCCCTGCTCTCCTCCTATTACAGCGACAG
- the WBP1 gene encoding WW domain-binding protein 1, producing the protein MERPGSGGAEGAWAALLGRQHQQAREYCPGVNNQPYVCETGHCCGETGCCTYYYELWWFWLLWTILILFSCCCAYRHRRAKLRLQQQQRQREINLIAYHGACNYPTSMMDLRMLASFKLPAYEEVAHRPSTPPPPYSAILAQLSGPRSRLGSSSLTLSPSSENYTSCSCESSCVTSPSSTSLSVQVTDETERSRASTPSEEGGTSSTGTGASWELPEELPARTAPHKHALFSSNVDFFEADCHRCSDIEEGEEEEGGAAPEEEEGGEHYRHRRLTGDSGIEVGRCQEEEGGEESEGEAVRLLGKAGPAPPPARRSVPAEGGSGEPGAPTLPV; encoded by the exons ATGGAGCGGCCCGGGAGCGGCGGCGCCGAGGGGGCCTGGGCCGCGCTGCTGGGCCGGCAGCACCAGCAG GCCCGGGAGTACTGCCCGGGGGTGAACAACCAGCCCTACGTGTGCGAGACCGGGCACTGCTGCGGAGAGACCGGCTGCTGCACCTACTACTACGAGCTGTGGT GGTTCTGGCTGCTCTGGACCATCCTCAtcctcttcagctgctgctgtgcctacCGGCACCGCCGGGCCAAGCTgcgcctgcagcagcagcagcggcagcgggAGATCAACCTCATCGCCTACCACGGTGCCTGCAACTACCCCACCTCCATGATGGATCTCA GGATGCTGGCTTCCTTCAAGCTGCCTGCCTACGAGGAGGTGGCCCACCGGCCCAgcacgccgccgccgccctACAGCGCCATCCTGGCCCAGCTGAGCGGGCCGCGCAGCCGCCTGGGCTCCAGCAGCCTCACGCTCTCGCCCAGCTCGGAGAACTACACCAGCTGCTCCTGCGAGTCGAGCTGCGTGAcgtcccccagcagcacctcgCTGTCGGTGCAGGTGACGGACGAGACGGAGCGCAGCCGGGCCAGCACGCCCAGCGAGGAGGGCGGCACCAGCAGCACCGGCACCGGCgccagctgggagctgcccgAGGAGCTGCCCGCCCGCACGGCCCCGCACAAGCACGCCCTCTTCTCCTCCAACGTGGACTTCTTCGAGGCCGACTGCCACCGCTGCTCGGACATCGAGGaaggcgaggaggaggagggtggcgCGGccccggaggaggaggagggcggcgAGCACTACCGGCACCGGCGCCTGACCGGCGACTCGGGCATCGAGGTGGGGcgctgccaggaggaggagggcggcgAGGAGAGCGAGGGCGAGGCCGTGCGCCTGCTGGGCAaggccggccccgcgccgcccccggcccggcgcAGCGTCCCGGCcgaggggggcagcggggagccgGGCGCTCCCACCCTGCCCGTCTga
- the MOGS gene encoding mannosyl-oligosaccharide glucosidase produces MAAERRRRGAEGPREARGRPRERDRERGAARGARGGRAALGLAAALALGLGLAAAAAALGQWGRWRAAARAASPHPAPPALPPGATGPRAAPRRFWGSYRPHVYFGMKTRSPRAVVTGLMWLQQREAGGGLRHTCEQGDGLASYGWLRHDGDNFGVQELRDRGLLLRTEFVKRPGGEHGGDWSWRVTARPEGAGSPASLVSLFFYVATDGQGTLQPHVEDRTRLGAVSGTSEELGDFRITFLRPTSESGEGSTYSSYHYLDAWSPGLHRLTDVVRSSLSDRFVFSPPGGPRQRFLAVDTFRGLPGAVEAPRSHLLLHQVTLRLPARVEVTFESGSVRDRRGPLAGPALTAELARHEAAFERRFEETFGLERKGFPPAQRRFAQAALSNMLGGMGYFHGRSLVQSPLHERPVPYAETSLFTAVPSRSFFPRGFLWDEGFHQLLLARWDPELSREVIAHWFDLMNAEGWIPREQILGEEALAKVPPEFVVQHSETANPPTLFLALQRLLGTAPLPYLRRLFPRLRAWYEWYNSTQAGPLPYTFRWRGRDTDPERFLNPKTLASGLDDYPRASHPSADERHLDLRCWMALASQVLAEAAERLGEPAEPYRHMQRALSDSELLERLHWAEELGAFADYGNHSRAVGLRREAGRAAPGRPPPEPRLVRVVREAPQPRFVGALGYVSLFPLLLQLLPPDSPRLAPLLAAMRSEKQLWTPFGLRSLARDSPLYMQRNTEHDPPYWRGSVWVNINYLALRALHAYGSLPGPHRERAAELYRELRHNLVANLYRQYADSGYLWEHYSDSSGAGQGSHPFTGWSALVVLVMAEDY; encoded by the exons ATggcggcggagcggcggcggcggggagcggaggggcCGCGGGAGgcgcgggggcggccccgggagcGGGATCGGGAgcggggcgcggcgcggggggcgcggggggggcgggcggcgctggggctggcggcggcgctggcgctggggctggggctggcggcggcggcggcggcgctggggcAGTGGGGCCGGTGGCGAGCGGCCGCCCGCGCCGCCAGCCCGCATCCCGCGCCCCCCGCGCTGCCCCCCGGTGCCACCGggccccgcgccgcgccccgccgctTCTGGGGCTCCTACCGGCCACACGTCTACTTCGGCATGAAGACACGCAGCCCCCGAGCCGTCGTCACCG GGCTGATGTGGCTGCAGCAGCGGGAGGCGGGGGGCGGCCTGCGGCACACGTGCGAGCAGGGTGACGGGCTGGCGAGCTACGGCTGGCTGCGGCACGACGGCGACAACTtcggggtgcaggagctgcgcgaccgggggctgctgctgcgcACAGAGTTCGTCAAACGGCCCGGAGGGGAGCACGGCGGGGACTGGAGCTGGCGCGTCACCGCCCGGCCAGAG GGCGCGGGCAGCCCGGCCTCCCTCGTCTCCCTCTTCTTCTACGTGGCCACGGACGGGCAGGGGACGCTGCAGCCGCACGTGGAGGACCGGACGCGGCTGGGCGCCGTGAGCGGGACGTCCGAGGAGCTGGGGGACTTCAGGATCACCTTCCTCAGGCCCACCTCGGAGAGCGGGGAGGGCTCCACGTACAGCAG CTACCACTACCTGGACGCGTGGAGCCCGGGGCTGCACCGCCTCACCGACGTGGTGCGGAGCAGCCTGAGCGACCGCTTCGTCTTCTCCCCTCCGGGGGGGCCCCGGCAGCGCTTCCTGGCCGTGGACACCTTCCGCGGGCTGCCAGGAGCGGTGGAGGCCCCGCgcagccacctgctgctgcaccAGGTGACGCTGCGGCTGCCGGCCCGCGTGGAGGTGACCTTCGAGTCGGGCAGCGTGCGGGACCGGCGCGGGCCGCTGGCGGGGCCGGCGCTGACGGCGGAGCTGGCGCGGCACGAGGCCGCCTTCGAGCGGCGCTTCGAGGAGACCTTCGGCCTGGAGCGCAAGGGCTTCCCGCCCGCCCAGCGCCGCTTCGCCCAGGCCGCCCTCAGCAACATGCTGGGCGGGATGGGCTACTTCCACGGGCGCTCCCTGGTGCAGTCCCCGCTGCACGAGCGCCCCGTGCCCTACGCCGAGACCTCCCTGTTCACCGCCGTGCCCTCCCGCTCCTTCTTCCCCCGCGGCTTCCTCTGGGACGAGGGCttccaccagctgctgctggcgcGCTGGGACCCCGAGCTGAGCCGCGAGGTGATCGCGCACTGGTTCGACCTGATGAACGCGGAGGGCTGGATCCCGCGGGAGCAGATCCTGGGCGAGGAGGCGCTGGCCAAGGTGCCCCCCGAGTTCGTGGTGCAGCACAGCGAGACCGCCAACCCCCCCACGCTCTTCCTGGCGCTGCAGCGGCTGCTGGGGACGGCCCCGCTGCCCTACCTGCGCCGCCTCTTCCCCCGCCTGCGCGCCTGGTACGAGTGGTACAACAGCACCCAGGCCGGGCCCCTGCCCTACACCTTCCGCTGGCGCGGCCGCGACACCGACCCCGAGCGCTTCCTCAACCCCAAGACGCTGGCGTCGGGGCTGGACGATTACCCCCGCGCCTCGCACCCCTCGGCGGACGAGCGGCACCTCGACCTGCGCTGCTGGATGGCGCTGGCCTCCCAGGTGCTGGCAGAGGCGGCCGAACGGCTGGGGGAGCCGGCGGAGCCCTACCGGCACATGCAGCGGGCGCTGAGCGACAGCGAGCTGCTGGAGCGCCTGCACTGGGCCGAGGAGCTGGGCGCCTTCGCCGACTACGGCAACCACAGCCGGGCGGTGGGGCTGCGGCGCGaggcggggcgggcggccccCGGGCGGCCCCCCCCGGAACCCCGGCTGGTGCGCGTGGTGCGCGAGGCGCCTCAGCCCCGCTTCGTGGGGGCGCTGGGCTACGTCAGCCTCttcccgctgctgctgcagctgctgccccccgaCTCGCCGCGCCTGGCCCCGCTGCTGGCCGCCATGCGCAGCGAGAAGCAGCTCTGGACGCCCTTCGGGCTGCGCTCGCTCGCCCGCGACAGCCCCCTGTACATGCAGCGCAACACGGAGCACGACCCCCCGTACTGGCGGGGCTCCGTCTGGGTCAACATCAACTACCTGGCGCTGCGGGCGCTGCACGCCTACGGCAGCCTCCCGGGGCCGCACCGGGAGCGGGCGGCGGAGCTGTACCGTGAGCTGCGGCACAACCTCGTGGCCAACCTGTACCGGCAGTACGCCGACAGCGGCTACCTCTGGGAGCACTACAGCGACAGCAGCGGCGCGGGGCAGGGCTCCCACCCCTTCACCGGCTGGTCGgcgctggtggtgctggtgatGGCCGAGGACTACTAG
- the INO80B gene encoding INO80 complex subunit B, with product MSKAWRRGRAEGGEHGEEDDGGGHGSHKKKHKKHKKKHKKKHHHEPGPPALEPAEPGAALRKPQLKLKIKLGGQILGTKSVPTFTVVPEAQRSPSPLMVVDEEDEPTEGVPIEQYRAWLDEDSNLDPSPLPDLDSESCFPAREEEEEEEERWLDALEKGELDDNGELKKEVDESLLTARQKALLHKQQSQPLLELPMGYKTKEMTEEMLVKREERARKRRLQAAKKAEENKNQTIERLTKTNKAKVKTLRERRAKQAPCPVVHYCNAADRITVSFPAGMALPLLPAPAPAVPPPALCGVSGCSNHKRYSCSRTGLPLCSLACYKKNLRLQEAAA from the exons ATGAGCAAGGCGTggcggcggggcagggccgAGGGCGGCGAGCACG GCGAGGAGGACGATGGCGGCGGGCACGGCTCGCACAAGAAGAAGCACAAGAAGCACAAGAAGAAGCACAAGAAGAAACACCACCACGAGCCCGGGCCGCCCGCGCTGGAGCCCGCGGAGCCTGGAGCCGCCCTGCGGAAGCCGCAGCTCAAGCTCAAGATCAAGCTCGGGGGGCAGATCCTGGGCACCAAGAG CGTGCCGACCTTCACGGTGGTCCCCGAGGCACAGcgctccccctccccgctgATGGTGGTGGATGAGGAGGACGAGCCCACGGAGGGGGTGCCCATCGAGCAGTACCGGGCATGGCTGG ATGAGGACAGCAACCTGGACCCCTCACCCCTGCCGGACCTGGACTCGGAGAGCTGCTTCCCTGCccgtgaggaggaggaggaggaagaagagcgCTGGCTCGATGCCCTGGAGAAGGGTGAGCTGGACGACAACGGGGAGCTCAAGAAGGAGGTGGATGAGTCCCTGCTGACAGCAAGACAG AAAGCCCTCCTGCacaagcagcagagccagccgctgctggagctgcccaTGGGCTACAAGACGAAGGAGATGACGGAGGAGATGCTGGTGAAGCGGGAGGAGCGGGCCCGCAAGCGGCGCCTGCAGGCGGCCAAGAAGGCGGAGGAGAACAAGAACCAGACCATCGAGCGCCTCACCAAGACCAACAAGGCCAAGGTGAAGACGCTGCGGGAGCGCCGGGCCAAGCAGGCGCCGTGCCCCGTGGTGCACTACTGCAACGCCGCCGACCGCATCACCGTGTCCTTCCCGGCCGGCATggcgctgccgctgctgccCGCGCCCGCCCCCGCCGTGCCGCCGCCCGCGCTGTGCGGGGTCAGCGGCTGCTCCAACCACAAGCGCTACTCCTGCTCCCGCACCGGGctgcccctctgcagcctggcCTGCTACAAGAAGAACCTgcggctgcaggaggctgcggCCTAG